From Barnesiella propionica, one genomic window encodes:
- a CDS encoding nucleotide sugar dehydrogenase — MHEIKICVIGLGYVGLPLARLFSTKYKTVGFDMNQQRVSALMAGHDATLEVSDELLQSALKNGFVCTSDIEAIRDCNFYVVAVPTPVDENNNPDLTPLYGASTTVGKVIGKGDIVVYESTVYPGVTEDECIPVVEKISGLKLNRDFFAGYSPERINPGDKQHTVEHIKKVTSGSTPEIGKKVNEVYASVITAGTHLAPTIKVAEAAKVIENSQRDINIAFVNELSKIFTKMGIDTQDVLEAASTKWNFLPFKPGLVGGHCIGVDPYYLAQCAQRHGYNPEIILAGRRMNDGMGEYVATEVIKLMLKKGIQVLGSDILILGFTFKENCPDVRNTKVIDIYKALQEYNVHVTVYDPWAHPAIVAHEYGIEVINTLPKEKFDTIILAVAHDKFNELDVQSLAEDNHIIYDVKAFLDRGLIDGRL; from the coding sequence ATGCATGAGATAAAAATATGTGTAATAGGACTGGGGTATGTAGGATTACCTTTGGCTCGTTTGTTTTCAACGAAATATAAAACTGTTGGATTCGATATGAACCAGCAGAGAGTCTCCGCTCTTATGGCAGGTCATGATGCGACATTGGAAGTAAGCGACGAATTACTCCAAAGCGCACTTAAAAATGGATTTGTTTGTACTTCCGATATAGAAGCGATACGCGATTGTAATTTTTACGTAGTGGCAGTTCCTACCCCGGTGGATGAAAATAATAATCCCGATTTGACGCCTCTTTACGGAGCCAGTACGACCGTAGGAAAAGTTATCGGTAAAGGTGATATTGTGGTTTATGAATCCACGGTTTATCCCGGTGTAACAGAAGATGAGTGTATACCGGTCGTAGAAAAAATATCCGGGCTCAAATTAAACCGGGATTTTTTTGCCGGGTATAGTCCTGAACGTATAAATCCGGGAGATAAACAACATACGGTAGAACATATTAAAAAAGTTACATCCGGTTCCACTCCTGAGATCGGAAAAAAAGTGAATGAAGTATATGCTTCAGTAATTACGGCGGGTACGCATTTGGCTCCGACGATAAAAGTTGCAGAAGCTGCTAAGGTGATTGAAAATTCGCAAAGGGATATCAATATCGCGTTTGTGAACGAGTTATCCAAAATTTTCACCAAAATGGGAATCGATACTCAGGATGTATTAGAAGCGGCATCAACCAAGTGGAATTTCCTTCCTTTCAAGCCGGGGCTGGTGGGGGGACATTGTATAGGTGTAGATCCCTATTATTTGGCGCAGTGTGCTCAGCGCCATGGATATAACCCTGAAATTATTCTGGCAGGACGGCGTATGAACGACGGAATGGGTGAATATGTTGCCACCGAAGTTATTAAGCTCATGTTGAAGAAGGGTATTCAGGTACTGGGTTCAGATATTCTTATATTGGGCTTCACTTTCAAGGAAAATTGTCCCGATGTACGCAATACCAAAGTAATAGATATTTATAAAGCTTTGCAGGAATATAATGTGCATGTAACTGTTTATGATCCTTGGGCACATCCCGCTATTGTCGCGCATGAATATGGTATAGAGGTGATAAATACCTTGCCGAAAGAGAAATTTGATACTATCATATTAGCGGTTGCTCATGATAAATTCAATGAGCTGGATGTACAATCATTGGCGGAAGATAATCATATTATTTATGATGTGAAGGCTTTTCTCGATAGAGGTTTGATTGACGGTAGACTGTGA
- a CDS encoding SDR family oxidoreductase, translating to MKVLVTGGAGFIGSNLCERLLKDGNEVVCLDNFATGHIENLLPLINAYPQTFKLQVGDIRNINDCRKAVEGMEYVLHEGALGSVPRSIKDPVTTNETNISGFLNMLVASRDAGIKRFIYAASSSTYGDSKSLPKVEDVIGKPLSPYAITKYVNELYADVFSRTYGMETIGLRYFNVFGRRQDPNGAYAAVIPLFVKKFMAHESPVINGDGEYSRDFTYIENVVQMNMCALAATNPDAINQVYNTAFGERTTLNQLVNYLKEFLSQYDPEIANIEVLHGPNRAGDIPHSLASIEKARTLLGYDPQYSMKDGLREAVKWYWENL from the coding sequence ATGAAAGTATTAGTAACGGGAGGAGCCGGATTTATAGGTTCCAATTTATGTGAACGCTTACTGAAAGATGGAAATGAGGTTGTTTGCCTGGATAATTTTGCCACTGGACATATTGAAAATCTGTTGCCATTAATTAATGCATATCCTCAGACCTTTAAGTTGCAAGTCGGCGATATAAGGAATATAAACGACTGTAGGAAGGCTGTGGAAGGGATGGAATATGTTCTGCATGAAGGAGCTTTAGGATCAGTTCCCCGGAGCATTAAGGATCCGGTAACTACTAATGAGACAAATATATCAGGTTTTTTAAATATGCTGGTTGCTTCGCGTGATGCAGGTATCAAACGATTTATTTATGCCGCCAGTTCTTCGACATATGGAGATAGTAAAAGCCTGCCGAAAGTAGAAGATGTAATAGGAAAGCCTCTTTCCCCTTATGCCATTACAAAGTATGTTAACGAATTGTATGCCGATGTTTTCTCCCGTACCTATGGAATGGAAACGATAGGATTACGATATTTTAATGTATTTGGCCGCCGTCAGGATCCCAACGGTGCATATGCGGCGGTGATACCTTTATTCGTAAAGAAATTTATGGCGCATGAAAGTCCGGTAATAAACGGTGACGGAGAATATAGTCGTGATTTTACGTATATAGAAAATGTCGTTCAGATGAATATGTGTGCTTTAGCCGCCACAAATCCCGATGCTATAAACCAGGTGTATAATACTGCTTTTGGAGAACGTACGACTCTTAATCAATTGGTGAATTATTTAAAAGAATTTTTGAGTCAGTATGATCCTGAGATCGCAAATATAGAAGTTTTACATGGGCCTAATAGGGCCGGGGATATACCTCATTCTCTCGCTAGCATTGAAAAAGCGCGTACACTTTTAGGATATGATCCTCAATATAGTATGAAAGATGGTTTGCGTGAAGCAGTCAAATGGTACTGGGAAAATCTATGA
- a CDS encoding lipopolysaccharide biosynthesis protein, with protein MIDSNKQIKLGAFLSYFAIFFNIIAGLLYTPWMISKIGKADYGLYMLVTSFLTYFIVDFGLWQAISRYITKYRAEGKENEVQNIIGLSAKIYLVLDIIVCIILFILYFFLDRIFVKLTPEELVKFRHIYLIAASASVISLPFIFVKGIYMSYELFIQTKLFDVSVKFFSIVFTVVALSLGYKLYMLVLIYACVPCIINFIRVIYLIKRNVTGINWKYYDKKLLGGLFNVSFWLVLIVLGELFIKNIAPSILGIFSGTEEIAVFAIGSTIDGYIYVFAGALNGLFLPKVSQLIAQEKDTKALSSLMLRVGRIQAYIVGFLILGVFLIGSDFIQIWVGSSFSKSYYVACLLILPNFIFLSQQIGATILLAQNKLKYNAYMYLFAAIISSSLSVLLAPSMGAVGAALGICIGTFLFFDIGLTIIYQKSIHLDMRAFLKDGILSIILRFIPIIILFLVFSKIVQIDNLLISFIYKGILFSLLYIVVMYFFSFNKEEKHLFFSFFKKNKHIIK; from the coding sequence ATGATCGATTCTAATAAACAGATAAAGTTAGGGGCTTTTCTTTCTTATTTCGCCATATTTTTCAATATAATAGCCGGATTGCTATATACTCCCTGGATGATCTCTAAAATCGGAAAAGCCGATTATGGTTTATATATGCTGGTTACATCGTTTCTTACTTACTTTATCGTAGATTTTGGCTTATGGCAGGCTATATCGCGGTATATCACGAAATACCGGGCGGAAGGCAAAGAAAACGAGGTTCAGAATATTATTGGATTGTCGGCAAAGATATATTTGGTTTTGGATATTATTGTTTGCATTATTTTATTTATTCTTTATTTTTTTCTGGACCGGATATTCGTAAAACTTACACCCGAGGAGCTGGTTAAATTCAGGCATATTTATTTAATCGCCGCTTCCGCAAGTGTAATATCCTTGCCTTTCATCTTTGTGAAAGGTATATATATGTCTTATGAATTATTTATTCAAACAAAGTTATTCGATGTTTCTGTAAAATTTTTCTCGATAGTCTTTACAGTGGTAGCATTATCTTTAGGGTATAAATTATATATGCTGGTTCTTATATATGCTTGTGTACCTTGTATAATTAATTTCATCCGGGTTATATATCTGATAAAAAGAAATGTTACGGGAATCAACTGGAAATATTATGATAAAAAATTATTGGGAGGTTTATTTAATGTCTCTTTTTGGTTGGTTTTGATAGTTTTGGGAGAATTATTTATTAAAAATATAGCACCTTCTATTTTAGGAATTTTTTCCGGTACCGAAGAAATAGCTGTATTTGCCATCGGTTCTACCATAGACGGGTATATATATGTATTTGCCGGAGCTTTAAACGGATTATTTTTACCGAAAGTGTCGCAATTAATCGCGCAGGAAAAAGATACAAAAGCTCTGTCATCTTTAATGTTAAGAGTAGGCCGTATCCAGGCGTATATCGTGGGATTTTTAATTTTAGGTGTATTTTTGATAGGTTCCGATTTTATACAAATATGGGTGGGTAGTTCATTTTCTAAGTCTTATTATGTCGCATGTTTACTGATTTTACCCAATTTTATTTTTTTATCGCAACAAATAGGTGCTACGATTCTGTTAGCTCAGAATAAATTGAAATATAATGCATATATGTATTTATTTGCTGCAATTATAAGTTCGTCTTTATCCGTTTTATTAGCTCCTTCTATGGGGGCGGTGGGGGCAGCTTTGGGAATTTGTATAGGAACATTTTTATTTTTCGATATAGGATTGACAATTATATATCAAAAGAGCATTCATTTAGACATGAGAGCGTTTTTGAAGGATGGGATATTAAGTATAATCCTTCGTTTTATTCCGATCATTATATTGTTTTTGGTTTTTAGTAAGATTGTGCAGATTGATAATCTTTTGATATCCTTTATCTATAAAGGGATATTATTTTCCCTATTATATATCGTTGTAATGTATTTTTTTAGTTTTAATAAAGAAGAGAAACATTTGTTTTTTTCGTTCTTTAAAAAGAATAAACATATAATTAAATAA
- a CDS encoding EpsG family protein, translating into MIVQLVLIFIIFFSALLFGSGSHGQEYNVSLRRKWFVVFICFLFILQSGLRNFAVGADTYAYYLKFENIKYESWDSILKNFYEVYIGKEGKDAGYPLLQKIFQVFCEDYQTFLFLVAVFFFGALGHFIYKNTEHIRDAVFAFILYQALFYSFFSITGTRQTIATAFTLLSFEFIKRRKLIPFIFLIFCGMFVHKSALLFFPFYFIANVKQSRLLYWSSILSFPVLVVLGRQFALQLAILSGSDNYLGYAEDTTRGAWGFTTLFMGIVLLGLMMYKKAITYYPFANRFYNAISMAVLFVPLTFTSAALMRVVQYYSIFLLLFVPVLLNTISIQNPRIKYLIFIVVVAILIMKIISSNYTYGFFWDSMVLTNYV; encoded by the coding sequence ATGATCGTTCAGCTCGTTCTTATATTTATTATATTTTTTTCTGCATTATTATTTGGTTCCGGGAGTCACGGGCAAGAATATAATGTTTCATTGAGGAGAAAATGGTTTGTTGTTTTCATCTGTTTCCTTTTTATTTTACAGTCCGGACTTCGAAATTTTGCGGTAGGAGCGGATACCTATGCTTATTATCTTAAATTTGAAAATATAAAGTATGAAAGCTGGGACTCTATATTAAAGAATTTTTATGAAGTATATATCGGTAAGGAAGGAAAAGATGCCGGATATCCGTTATTGCAAAAAATCTTTCAGGTTTTCTGTGAAGATTATCAGACATTCTTATTTTTAGTCGCCGTTTTCTTTTTTGGAGCTTTAGGACATTTTATATATAAAAATACGGAACACATCCGGGATGCTGTTTTTGCATTTATATTATATCAGGCGTTATTCTATTCTTTTTTCTCAATTACAGGTACCCGGCAAACCATTGCAACGGCATTTACTTTGTTAAGTTTTGAATTTATAAAACGGCGAAAATTAATTCCGTTTATATTTTTGATCTTCTGCGGAATGTTTGTTCATAAATCGGCATTATTGTTTTTCCCTTTCTACTTTATTGCTAATGTAAAACAATCCAGGTTATTGTACTGGTCGAGTATTCTATCTTTTCCCGTACTGGTAGTATTGGGCCGTCAGTTTGCTTTGCAACTGGCAATATTATCAGGTAGTGACAATTATCTGGGATATGCGGAAGATACGACCCGCGGAGCCTGGGGATTCACTACACTTTTCATGGGTATAGTATTGTTAGGGCTGATGATGTATAAAAAAGCAATAACATATTATCCTTTTGCAAACAGATTTTACAATGCTATAAGTATGGCTGTGCTTTTTGTTCCCCTCACTTTTACAAGTGCGGCGTTAATGAGAGTGGTCCAATACTATTCTATATTTTTGTTATTGTTTGTTCCCGTCTTATTAAATACGATAAGTATACAAAATCCGCGAATCAAATATTTGATATTTATCGTAGTCGTAGCTATTCTGATAATGAAAATAATATCGAGTAATTATACATACGGCTTTTTTTGGGATTCAATGGTTTTAACTAATTATGTATGA
- a CDS encoding polysaccharide biosynthesis protein, with protein MSIFSDKVLLITGGTGSFGNAVLRRFIDSDLREIRIFSRDEKKQDDMRHHL; from the coding sequence ATGAGCATATTCAGCGACAAAGTATTATTAATTACGGGAGGAACCGGAAGTTTCGGTAACGCCGTATTGCGAAGATTTATAGACAGCGACCTCCGTGAAATCCGGATTTTCAGCCGTGATGAAAAAAAACAAGACGACATGCGTCACCACCT
- a CDS encoding recombinase family protein, which produces MEKQELGIIYGYARVSTREQNLDMQIDELQNHGCNRIFCEKKSGLRDRPELEKCLTIMNKGDILVIYKLDRLARSLVEIVKICAELERRGIRIKSIRDNIDTTDYIGKFAMHIFAALAEFERNVIVERTQEGRAAAKKRGRIFGRPKGLSKKALEKAKQVAILYQKGEPVRHICSKLDIKSKNTLYKYLKFEGIPLKTKM; this is translated from the coding sequence ATGGAAAAACAAGAATTGGGTATAATTTACGGTTATGCTAGAGTAAGTACACGTGAGCAAAATCTTGATATGCAAATAGATGAACTTCAAAACCATGGCTGTAACCGTATATTTTGTGAGAAAAAATCAGGATTGAGAGACAGACCAGAATTAGAAAAATGCTTGACAATAATGAATAAAGGAGATATTCTTGTTATTTATAAATTAGACAGACTTGCCCGTTCGTTAGTAGAAATCGTAAAAATATGCGCGGAATTAGAGCGAAGAGGAATTAGAATAAAATCTATACGAGATAATATTGATACAACCGATTATATTGGAAAATTCGCAATGCATATATTTGCTGCATTGGCCGAATTTGAGAGAAATGTAATAGTGGAACGTACGCAGGAAGGTAGAGCTGCAGCTAAAAAAAGAGGACGTATTTTTGGAAGACCAAAAGGATTAAGTAAGAAAGCTCTTGAAAAAGCAAAACAAGTTGCTATACTTTATCAAAAAGGAGAACCTGTCCGGCATATATGCTCAAAACTGGATATTAAAAGTAAAAATACGCTTTACAAATATTTGAAATTTGAAGGCATTCCATTAAAGACAAAAATGTAA
- a CDS encoding glycosyltransferase family 4 protein, whose product MNRQEIKYIGFYDVRNAGEDRACALSACNKMDYIVSVMQRTGHDVKLISPAWRTSAKRKNKNIEKLRKKRNLYIAPGFPAYNKFFSYINIFISLLWLFIELVIHSRKNEKILVYHSEWLSIPLRYAKKIKKYKIVLQIEEIYTEVWKKKKYLRRWEKALIEDADEYILVSSLLAKRFSDKAVSSILYGSYIPVFGENIQDKDNINIVYAGGIEITRGGAFGAVGCICHLPSNYTMHICGYGTPAVVEKLKREITVVNDKLKREACVFHGILYEKDLSNLLFSCQIAVNPQVVGDYMSSAFPSKIITYLSHNLRVVTTKIESIEKSPFAKIIYFSSSAKEQDLAESILSVDVNVPYDSRALICQKDREFFEEIKTIFS is encoded by the coding sequence ATGAATCGGCAAGAGATAAAATACATTGGATTTTATGATGTACGCAATGCGGGAGAAGATAGAGCTTGTGCTTTGTCGGCTTGTAATAAGATGGATTATATCGTATCTGTAATGCAAAGGACCGGACATGATGTTAAACTTATTTCTCCCGCCTGGAGAACTTCGGCAAAAAGGAAGAACAAAAACATAGAAAAGCTTCGAAAAAAAAGAAATCTTTATATTGCTCCTGGATTTCCTGCTTATAACAAGTTCTTTTCGTATATCAATATTTTTATCTCTCTTTTATGGTTGTTTATAGAATTGGTGATTCATTCCCGTAAGAATGAAAAAATATTGGTATATCATAGCGAATGGTTATCTATACCTCTTCGATATGCGAAAAAAATCAAAAAATATAAAATTGTTTTGCAAATAGAAGAAATATATACCGAAGTCTGGAAGAAGAAAAAATACCTTAGAAGATGGGAAAAAGCTCTTATTGAGGATGCAGATGAATATATATTGGTCTCCAGTTTATTAGCGAAAAGGTTTTCTGATAAAGCCGTTTCTTCGATATTATACGGAAGTTATATTCCCGTTTTTGGGGAAAATATTCAGGATAAAGATAACATTAACATTGTTTATGCAGGAGGAATTGAAATAACACGGGGAGGAGCTTTTGGTGCAGTGGGGTGTATATGCCATTTACCTTCGAATTATACGATGCATATTTGTGGCTACGGGACTCCGGCTGTAGTAGAAAAACTGAAAAGAGAAATAACTGTTGTGAACGATAAATTAAAAAGAGAAGCCTGCGTTTTTCATGGGATTTTGTATGAAAAAGATTTATCAAATCTTTTGTTTTCATGCCAAATTGCCGTTAATCCTCAGGTCGTGGGAGATTATATGTCTTCTGCATTCCCTTCTAAAATTATAACTTATTTATCTCATAATTTAAGGGTAGTCACAACAAAAATAGAAAGTATTGAAAAATCCCCTTTCGCTAAAATAATTTATTTTTCTTCTTCAGCAAAAGAGCAAGATCTGGCAGAGAGTATATTATCCGTTGATGTTAATGTGCCATACGATAGCCGGGCTTTGATATGTCAAAAAGATCGGGAATTTTTCGAAGAAATAAAAACAATATTTTCTTAA
- a CDS encoding glycosyltransferase, giving the protein MVILQINTVCGRGSTGSICVDIASQLEKMGHTCYIAYGQGNTDYEKSYKIGSKLENYLHNIGSRLLGNQGYYTAKGTRRLVKYIEHVKPDIIHLHNLHGNYLNLRIIFNFLSMAGIPVVWTLHDCWAFTGKCAHYTSAGCYKWEKQCGHCPQFRSYPSSLFLDRSRRLYTDKKKWFTSIDNMAIVSVSRWLQKEASRSFLSKYPVSYIYNWVDYKKFFPQPEDIRKKYQIPEDKFILLSVSAGWNKNTSRYKDAMELMKMLPEDMHLVMVGQCYKDTEIPPSITHIPYIQGAEELAKVYSAADVYVHLSVEDTFGKVIAEAMACGTPSIVFDSTACPELIGNNCGYVVRPHNVSDIIAKANIIKKNGKKYFSTPAINYVKENFDYERNVMQIIRLYEKLISR; this is encoded by the coding sequence ATGGTAATTCTTCAGATTAATACCGTTTGCGGCCGTGGTAGTACAGGTTCCATCTGCGTAGATATTGCCTCCCAATTGGAAAAAATGGGACATACTTGTTATATTGCTTATGGACAAGGAAATACCGATTATGAGAAAAGTTATAAAATAGGAAGTAAACTTGAAAATTATTTGCATAATATTGGTTCCCGGTTATTGGGCAATCAAGGATATTATACGGCAAAAGGAACGAGACGGCTGGTCAAGTATATTGAACATGTAAAACCTGATATTATACATTTACATAATTTACATGGGAATTATCTCAACTTACGAATCATATTTAATTTTTTGTCAATGGCCGGTATTCCGGTAGTTTGGACATTGCACGATTGCTGGGCTTTTACTGGAAAATGCGCTCATTACACCTCGGCAGGTTGCTATAAATGGGAGAAACAGTGCGGACATTGTCCCCAATTCAGAAGTTATCCTTCTTCTTTATTTTTGGATAGGAGCAGACGATTGTATACAGATAAAAAGAAATGGTTTACTTCTATCGATAATATGGCCATCGTTTCTGTCTCCCGATGGTTGCAAAAAGAAGCATCCCGTTCATTTTTGTCGAAATACCCTGTTTCTTATATATATAATTGGGTAGATTATAAAAAATTCTTTCCCCAGCCCGAAGATATCCGAAAAAAATATCAAATACCTGAAGATAAATTTATTTTATTGAGTGTAAGCGCAGGGTGGAATAAAAATACTTCTCGCTATAAAGATGCTATGGAGTTAATGAAAATGCTCCCCGAAGACATGCACCTTGTTATGGTAGGACAATGTTATAAAGACACTGAAATACCCCCGTCCATTACACATATACCCTATATTCAGGGAGCGGAAGAATTAGCAAAAGTATATTCTGCGGCCGATGTTTATGTGCACCTTTCTGTTGAAGATACATTTGGAAAAGTCATAGCAGAGGCTATGGCCTGCGGAACTCCATCTATCGTTTTCGATTCTACTGCTTGCCCCGAATTAATTGGCAATAATTGTGGATACGTAGTCAGGCCCCATAATGTATCAGATATTATTGCAAAGGCAAATATAATTAAGAAAAATGGTAAAAAATATTTTTCTACTCCTGCTATTAACTATGTAAAAGAAAACTTTGATTATGAACGTAATGTAATGCAAATTATTCGTTTATATGAAAAATTAATCAGTCGATGA
- a CDS encoding UpxY family transcription antiterminator — MKNWYAIYTFARSEKRVYSRLVDRGIECYIPIQNCTRQWCDRKKKVDMVVIPSYLFVHMENTEQNFRDIKYIPGVADILRFGSAPYIIPDKIIDDINKMLQASEQPCNLVYDYIPGDKVRVIGGKLRGLTGDVIEVSGQYHLRVSLDKLGTLETVVPKSCVQIVELS, encoded by the coding sequence ATGAAGAATTGGTATGCCATATATACTTTTGCACGTTCAGAAAAGAGAGTTTACAGCCGTTTGGTCGATCGCGGAATAGAGTGTTACATACCGATACAGAACTGCACCAGACAATGGTGTGACCGTAAGAAAAAGGTGGACATGGTAGTTATACCTTCTTATCTTTTTGTACACATGGAGAATACGGAACAAAATTTCCGCGATATTAAATATATACCGGGAGTGGCAGATATACTTCGTTTTGGTTCGGCCCCCTATATTATACCGGATAAGATTATTGATGATATTAACAAAATGCTTCAGGCTTCTGAGCAGCCTTGTAATTTGGTATACGATTACATTCCCGGTGACAAAGTACGGGTCATTGGAGGAAAACTTCGTGGACTTACAGGTGATGTTATAGAGGTCTCAGGTCAATATCATTTACGTGTTTCCCTGGATAAACTGGGTACTCTTGAAACGGTTGTTCCCAAAAGTTGCGTGCAAATAGTTGAATTGTCATAA